Proteins from a single region of Pseudopedobacter saltans DSM 12145:
- a CDS encoding NAD(P)/FAD-dependent oxidoreductase, producing the protein MIKEIEVVISPDYIFNKDKITDQVIRQSGVKPNSLKHYSIRKRSIDARGKNVVYRLKVVLYIDENPLLEQQRFAYQHVKDAEVVIVVGAGPAGLFAALRLIELGLKPVVIERGKDVKQRRRDLAAINKLGVVNPESNYCFGEGGAGTYSDGKLYTRSNKRGDVNKMLQIFVDHGATEDILIDARPHIGTNKLPQIIQGIRETIITSGGEVHFDTKLEDILIDSQGIKAAVTNKGTIEGKALILATGHSAKDIYYLLDRKNILLESKPFALGVRIEHPQEIIDQSQYHCEIRHENLPPSYYSLVEQVGGRGVFSFCMCPGGIIAPCATDEREIVVNGWSPSKRNNPFANSGTVVQVNLSDIENPESPLAMLEFQHAVEKRAFQIGGGDLKAPAQRMVDFVNRKISSDLPENSYLPGLSSADLYEVLPPFVAKSLAGALPVFGKKMAGIKGKPGYFTNDAVLVGVESRTSSAVRIPRDRDTLQHPQVAGLFPCAEGAGYAGGIISAAIDGQACADGVYKFLKG; encoded by the coding sequence ATGATAAAGGAAATTGAAGTAGTCATTTCTCCCGACTATATATTCAACAAAGACAAAATAACAGACCAAGTTATTCGACAGTCAGGTGTAAAACCTAATTCCCTAAAACATTATTCGATTAGAAAACGATCTATAGACGCCCGAGGAAAGAATGTGGTTTACCGACTTAAGGTTGTTTTATATATCGACGAAAATCCACTTCTCGAGCAACAGAGGTTTGCTTATCAACATGTAAAAGATGCGGAGGTTGTGATAGTTGTTGGTGCTGGACCGGCGGGACTTTTTGCTGCATTGAGATTGATAGAATTGGGATTAAAGCCTGTTGTGATAGAACGCGGTAAAGATGTTAAGCAACGTAGGCGCGATTTGGCAGCTATTAATAAACTTGGAGTCGTAAATCCAGAATCTAATTATTGCTTTGGTGAAGGCGGTGCCGGAACTTACTCAGACGGTAAACTGTATACAAGGTCTAATAAGAGAGGAGATGTTAATAAAATGCTTCAGATTTTTGTGGATCATGGTGCTACTGAAGACATTTTGATTGATGCCAGACCACATATTGGAACGAATAAACTGCCTCAGATTATTCAGGGAATTAGGGAAACCATAATTACTTCTGGAGGTGAAGTTCATTTTGATACCAAATTAGAGGATATACTTATCGATAGCCAGGGTATTAAGGCGGCGGTAACAAATAAAGGCACAATAGAAGGCAAGGCCTTAATTCTCGCTACGGGACATTCTGCAAAGGATATCTACTATCTTTTAGACAGAAAAAATATTTTACTGGAATCCAAACCATTTGCGTTGGGCGTCCGGATTGAACATCCGCAGGAAATCATAGATCAATCTCAATACCATTGCGAAATAAGACATGAAAACTTACCTCCTTCTTATTACAGTTTGGTAGAGCAGGTTGGTGGAAGAGGAGTATTTTCGTTCTGTATGTGTCCGGGAGGGATTATAGCTCCTTGTGCAACGGATGAACGTGAAATTGTAGTAAATGGATGGAGCCCGTCTAAAAGGAATAATCCATTTGCAAACTCGGGGACAGTTGTCCAGGTGAATTTAAGTGATATTGAAAATCCGGAAAGCCCTTTGGCTATGCTTGAGTTTCAGCATGCAGTTGAAAAAAGGGCTTTTCAAATAGGAGGAGGTGACTTAAAGGCGCCAGCTCAGCGTATGGTTGATTTTGTAAATAGAAAAATCTCTTCCGATTTACCCGAAAACTCTTATTTACCAGGTCTAAGTTCTGCAGATTTGTACGAAGTGCTTCCCCCATTCGTAGCGAAAAGTTTGGCAGGCGCTTTGCCTGTTTTTGGAAAGAAAATGGCGGGCATAAAAGGCAAGCCGGGATATTTTACCAATGACGCAGTTTTGGTCGGTGTGGAATCCAGAACATCGTCGGCAGTTAGGATTCCCAGAGACAGAGACACGCTACAACATCCGCAAGTAGCTGGATTATTTCCATGCGCAGAAGGAGCCGGATATGCTGGTGGTATAATTTCTGCTGCTATTGATGGACAGGCTTGTGCAGACGGTGTGTATAAATTTCTTAAGGGCTAG
- a CDS encoding TPM domain-containing protein, protein MKKILFAFLLVIGTLFSKAQDFPPKPNTLVNDYTGTLSNDQKQALENKLVAFDDSTSIQVTVVLIRSLDGYDISDYGYRLGRAWGVGGKEKNTGVIILAAINDRKVTIQTGYGMEGMLPDIITKRIIDNEIKPYFRTGNYYEGLDAATSAIISYNKGEYKGDGRKRGNGEGFPIGLVILIIIIVIVLIGRGGRGGGRNVIGGRGGADIFWWSILNGLGNSGRGGSGGFGGGSGGGFGGFGGGSFGGGGSSGSW, encoded by the coding sequence ATGAAAAAAATACTTTTTGCCTTTTTACTCGTTATAGGTACGCTATTCTCCAAAGCCCAGGATTTCCCACCAAAGCCCAACACCCTGGTTAACGACTATACAGGAACACTTTCTAATGACCAAAAACAGGCCCTTGAAAACAAACTAGTGGCCTTTGACGACTCTACATCTATTCAGGTTACCGTCGTTTTAATCAGGTCGTTAGACGGCTATGACATTAGCGACTATGGATACCGGCTGGGAAGAGCCTGGGGAGTGGGGGGTAAAGAAAAAAATACTGGTGTAATTATATTGGCTGCTATAAACGATAGAAAGGTTACTATCCAGACTGGATATGGAATGGAAGGCATGCTTCCCGATATCATTACAAAGCGAATTATCGACAACGAAATCAAACCTTATTTTAGGACTGGAAATTATTACGAAGGATTAGATGCCGCAACTTCAGCAATAATCAGCTACAATAAAGGCGAATATAAAGGGGATGGGCGTAAAAGAGGTAATGGAGAAGGATTCCCTATTGGCCTGGTTATATTAATCATAATTATCGTTATCGTATTAATAGGCCGCGGCGGACGTGGTGGTGGACGAAATGTGATTGGAGGCAGAGGTGGAGCCGATATTTTTTGGTGGTCCATTTTAAATGGTCTGGGGAACTCTGGTCGCGGAGGCTCTGGAGGATTTGGAGGAGGCTCCGGTGGTGGATTTGGAGGTTTCGGTGGAGGTAGCTTTGGTGGCGGCGGTAGTAGCGGAAGCTGGTAG
- a CDS encoding phosphodiester glycosidase family protein, whose translation MKKRLLTFISFMVLTMSAYSQDILVNRFYNSGSGDGTSDLVELIVVKDSLDIRNWIIKDYANGTISLEDAGGAFRFKNIDLWKNLRAGTVIVLIKRALAELTTYSPVLNVDGVINLAINDANYLEDLNSKSFNLTLHEAVLIRRDDGTGAWQGQENAVHALGYGDFFSRETWGSISSPKSLFNIGVWSASSLSNGTVGAVSLKYEDLQSYLTPFDVSASLEAFPSYWNKRSDLTSSWPYGAEVYQMTSETDVFNLKKNIYCVVFNPKIIELKVGYSISPQKTPQKFVLDEPGTVLACLNGTFFSTSGALGFVKDRGKKYVDVLNSLTRDGKSYPITRAAFGLSPDFVPSVEWVYGYQYTPYTGGGTAYTTPYYYAAPLAQVRGQEPLVAPAKEAGTLWHVSTAIGGAPMLIKNGVVNVTDVNELVELDNTSLRARTAVGYTAKGNVILLAAEGGNTETGVNGLTLIQLADILKNLGCVGAINLDGGGSTSLRIDNQPTIKVSDAGGERVMPTVLMLKTRN comes from the coding sequence ATGAAAAAACGATTACTAACCTTTATTTCCTTCATGGTTTTAACTATGAGCGCTTATTCCCAAGATATTTTGGTCAATAGGTTTTATAATAGCGGTAGCGGAGACGGTACCTCAGATTTGGTTGAATTGATAGTTGTTAAAGATAGTTTAGATATCAGAAACTGGATTATCAAAGATTATGCTAATGGAACAATTTCATTAGAAGATGCGGGTGGGGCTTTTAGATTTAAAAATATTGATTTATGGAAAAATCTTAGAGCGGGGACAGTTATAGTTTTGATAAAACGTGCCCTTGCAGAATTAACAACTTATTCTCCTGTTTTAAACGTAGACGGAGTAATTAATTTAGCAATAAACGATGCTAATTATTTAGAAGATTTAAATTCGAAATCATTTAATTTGACCTTGCATGAAGCAGTGTTAATTAGAAGAGATGATGGGACAGGAGCTTGGCAAGGACAAGAAAATGCAGTACATGCTTTAGGGTATGGAGATTTTTTCAGTAGAGAAACTTGGGGCTCAATATCTTCTCCAAAATCTTTATTTAATATTGGAGTTTGGAGTGCTTCGTCTTTAAGTAACGGTACTGTTGGTGCCGTTTCTTTAAAATATGAAGATCTACAGAGTTATTTGACTCCATTTGATGTAAGCGCTTCCCTGGAAGCATTTCCAAGTTATTGGAATAAACGTTCTGATTTAACGAGCTCTTGGCCTTATGGTGCCGAGGTTTATCAAATGACTTCTGAAACAGATGTATTCAACTTAAAAAAGAATATTTATTGCGTTGTTTTTAATCCTAAAATAATAGAGTTAAAAGTAGGATATTCTATTTCTCCCCAAAAGACACCACAAAAATTTGTTTTAGATGAGCCAGGAACTGTGTTGGCATGTTTGAATGGGACATTTTTCTCAACTTCTGGCGCTCTGGGCTTTGTAAAAGATAGAGGTAAAAAATATGTAGATGTATTAAATTCTCTTACGAGAGATGGTAAATCTTATCCTATTACAAGGGCTGCATTTGGTTTGTCACCAGACTTCGTTCCGTCTGTCGAATGGGTTTACGGATATCAATATACTCCTTATACTGGCGGTGGAACAGCTTATACTACACCTTATTATTACGCCGCACCGTTAGCTCAAGTCAGAGGGCAAGAGCCTCTAGTCGCTCCAGCAAAGGAAGCCGGAACATTATGGCATGTTAGCACTGCTATTGGAGGTGCGCCAATGCTAATTAAGAACGGTGTTGTTAATGTTACGGATGTTAATGAATTGGTGGAATTGGATAATACTAGTTTGAGAGCTAGAACAGCTGTAGGTTATACAGCCAAAGGGAATGTAATATTGCTGGCTGCAGAAGGAGGTAATACAGAAACAGGTGTTAATGGTTTAACATTGATTCAACTTGCTGATATTTTGAAAAATTTAGGATGTGTTGGTGCAATTAACTTAGATGGCGGGGGATCTACATCGCTAAGAATTGATAATCAACCAACTATTAAGGTTTCTGATGCTGGAGGTGAAAGAGTGATGCCGACTGTTTTAATGTTAAAAACTAGAAATTAA
- a CDS encoding ROK family transcriptional regulator: protein MTFLEELNDENISGVAYKNIQVKKNIISYFCRYGSSTIADLCKALNLSTPKVTNLVFELIAEGLIKDLGKVSSTGGRRPNLYGMIPESVFFLGVDVKQNHINIGIADLSKNLIAIKENVPFLLSNHQESLNDLINIIKSFVKGLPVNKEKILGLGVNLSGRINYSTGYSYSFFHFNEEPLSKTLEKELGIKTFLENDSRSMAFGEFSSGVVKDEKNVIFLNMDYGIGMGVMINSQLYYGKSGFAGEFGHIPIFDNEIICNCGKKGCLETEASGWALTRIFKERLKSGSSSLIFKNQELTDTLIDSIKLKDIINVAKNDDVLAIELIAEIGEKLGRGIALLINIFNPELVILGGRLAETGEYIELPLKSAINKYSLSLVNSDTKIKKSALGEKSGVIGACLLVRNRLLDLE, encoded by the coding sequence ATGACATTTCTAGAAGAGTTAAACGATGAAAATATTTCTGGAGTAGCTTATAAAAACATACAGGTTAAAAAAAACATCATATCCTATTTCTGTAGATATGGTAGTTCTACTATTGCTGATTTATGTAAGGCACTCAACCTAAGCACTCCAAAAGTAACTAATCTCGTATTCGAACTTATAGCCGAAGGTTTAATTAAAGACTTAGGAAAAGTAAGCTCAACGGGAGGAAGAAGACCTAACTTATACGGAATGATTCCTGAATCTGTTTTTTTCCTAGGTGTGGATGTAAAACAAAATCATATAAATATTGGCATTGCAGATTTATCTAAAAATTTGATCGCTATTAAAGAGAATGTTCCTTTTTTACTAAGTAATCATCAAGAATCTTTAAATGACTTGATTAACATTATCAAGTCATTTGTAAAAGGATTACCAGTTAATAAAGAAAAAATTCTTGGTTTAGGAGTAAACCTATCAGGCAGAATAAATTACTCGACGGGATACAGTTATAGTTTTTTCCATTTCAATGAAGAACCACTTTCTAAAACTTTAGAAAAGGAATTAGGTATAAAAACTTTTTTAGAAAACGACTCAAGATCTATGGCTTTTGGCGAATTTAGCTCAGGCGTGGTAAAAGATGAAAAAAATGTTATTTTCTTAAATATGGATTACGGAATTGGCATGGGAGTAATGATTAACAGCCAATTATATTACGGAAAATCTGGATTTGCTGGAGAATTTGGTCATATACCTATTTTTGACAATGAAATTATCTGTAATTGCGGAAAAAAAGGATGCTTAGAAACTGAAGCTTCGGGCTGGGCTTTAACAAGGATTTTTAAAGAAAGATTAAAATCAGGTTCTTCTTCGTTAATTTTTAAAAACCAAGAACTCACAGACACATTGATTGATTCTATAAAATTGAAAGACATTATAAATGTTGCAAAAAATGATGATGTTCTTGCGATAGAATTAATTGCCGAAATCGGAGAGAAATTAGGCCGAGGAATAGCTCTATTGATAAATATTTTCAACCCTGAATTGGTAATTTTAGGAGGGCGATTAGCCGAAACTGGAGAATATATTGAACTCCCTTTAAAAAGTGCTATTAATAAATACTCTTTAAGCTTAGTTAATAGTGATACTAAAATTAAAAAATCAGCTTTAGGAGAAAAATCTGGAGTAATTGGAGCCTGTTTATTAGTAAGAAACAGACTCCTAGATTTAGAATAA
- a CDS encoding alpha/beta hydrolase encodes MKSKILLFIISFLFQTAFSQDLLVVESKFLNANDSVHIYKPINYSQIQKIPVVYLLHGHSANYKSWGKLVDLQQLANQFNFLIVCPDGQKKSWYINSLKVENSQYESFFIKELLPKINKEYAVNEKQVFITGASMGGYGALRMLCVYPDIFLSAGSTSGVVNLKHSSFKKTTLAEHLGDFSEDNHLFDEYSISYILPKLSKDKTFVFDCGTEDYLYKANKDLRDRCDELKLKVTYTAKPGAHTGSYWAESLPSHFWFFTKLLNK; translated from the coding sequence ATGAAATCAAAGATTTTATTGTTTATAATCTCTTTTCTTTTTCAAACTGCTTTTTCACAAGATTTATTAGTAGTAGAATCTAAATTCTTAAATGCTAATGATTCTGTTCATATATATAAGCCTATTAATTATTCGCAGATACAAAAAATACCTGTTGTTTATTTATTGCATGGACATTCCGCTAATTATAAAAGTTGGGGTAAATTAGTAGATTTACAGCAACTCGCTAATCAATTTAATTTTCTAATAGTGTGTCCAGATGGGCAAAAGAAAAGTTGGTATATAAATTCTCTAAAAGTTGAAAATTCTCAATACGAAAGTTTTTTTATTAAAGAGCTTTTACCAAAAATTAATAAAGAATATGCCGTAAACGAAAAACAAGTTTTTATTACGGGGGCAAGCATGGGGGGGTATGGTGCTTTAAGAATGTTGTGTGTTTACCCGGATATTTTTTTAAGCGCAGGAAGCACTTCTGGCGTGGTAAATTTAAAACATTCTAGCTTTAAAAAGACAACTTTGGCCGAACATTTAGGAGATTTTTCAGAGGATAATCACTTATTTGATGAATATTCTATTTCTTATATATTGCCAAAATTATCAAAAGATAAGACATTTGTTTTTGATTGTGGTACAGAGGATTATTTGTATAAAGCAAATAAAGACTTAAGAGATAGGTGTGATGAATTGAAGTTAAAAGTTACTTATACAGCAAAGCCTGGGGCGCACACAGGATCATATTGGGCTGAAAGTTTACCTAGTCACTTTTGGTTTTTTACTAAACTTTTAAACAAGTAA
- a CDS encoding LemA family protein — protein sequence MKKLLYGFIALIAVISLNSCGYNTNVALDEKVKAQWGEVENQYQRRADLIQNLVNTVKGAANFEKETLTQVIEARAKATSIQVNPDQLTEENIKKFQESQGQLSQALGRLMVVSEQYPELKANQNFLDLQTQIEGTENRIAVARRDFNQAVQEYNTNIRRFPNNIFAGMFGFSQKGSFTAEAGANKAPEVKF from the coding sequence ATGAAAAAACTACTTTACGGATTTATAGCATTAATTGCTGTTATTTCTCTTAATTCTTGCGGGTACAATACCAATGTGGCACTTGACGAAAAAGTTAAGGCGCAATGGGGGGAGGTAGAGAACCAGTATCAAAGAAGAGCAGATCTTATCCAGAATCTGGTTAATACTGTTAAGGGCGCTGCCAATTTCGAGAAAGAAACCTTAACACAGGTGATTGAAGCAAGAGCCAAAGCTACCTCTATTCAGGTCAACCCTGATCAACTAACAGAAGAGAACATCAAAAAGTTCCAGGAATCACAGGGACAGTTAAGCCAGGCTTTAGGCAGGCTAATGGTAGTTTCCGAACAATATCCGGAATTGAAAGCAAATCAAAACTTTTTAGATTTACAGACTCAGATCGAGGGTACAGAAAATAGAATTGCTGTAGCCAGAAGAGATTTCAATCAGGCGGTACAAGAATACAATACAAACATCAGAAGATTCCCTAATAACATCTTTGCGGGAATGTTTGGATTTTCCCAAAAAGGAAGCTTTACTGCAGAAGCTGGTGCTAATAAAGCTCCGGAAGTTAAGTTTTAA
- a CDS encoding WD40/YVTN/BNR-like repeat-containing protein translates to MYKPLLNLNLFYCFLAIGLASVSCDDRELIEDADTEIVSDTVANNGNIESPTENGFVEFSEENAESKIWEVIKWNTSDFTSVYFVNQQTGYICGENGIILKTTDGGKTYLNLNSGTNQYLYHIKFINDLTGYAVGNNKTILKTTNGGNTWSAINVSFYEDFRSVYFVNEEMGFITGSNGIILRTSDSGKTWLRVYSGTYGEGVYGMCFLDNKKGYASGRGGLILKTIDGGISWNAQPNLPFLDEQHILTFIHFTDKDNGYIVGGIPTGYNGSSVLLRTFNGGESWQRVQLPISIDYLTAIKFADKNVGYIIGGQVINNTSVILKTIDGGSNWTKENVNSSRQYGLDIIGNNVFSVGMDGTILKW, encoded by the coding sequence ATGTATAAACCTTTACTTAACCTTAATTTATTTTATTGTTTTTTAGCAATAGGGTTAGCAAGTGTGTCTTGTGATGATAGAGAATTAATTGAAGATGCTGATACTGAAATTGTGTCAGATACAGTGGCTAATAATGGAAATATCGAATCCCCAACAGAAAATGGGTTTGTTGAGTTTTCCGAAGAAAATGCAGAATCTAAAATTTGGGAGGTTATAAAATGGAATACTTCTGACTTCACAAGTGTATATTTCGTCAATCAACAAACCGGTTATATATGTGGTGAAAATGGAATTATTCTAAAGACTACTGATGGCGGAAAGACTTATTTAAATTTGAATAGTGGGACAAATCAGTATTTGTATCATATAAAATTTATCAACGATTTGACAGGTTATGCTGTTGGAAATAATAAGACCATTCTCAAAACCACAAATGGAGGGAATACCTGGTCTGCTATAAATGTTTCTTTTTATGAAGACTTTAGGTCTGTATATTTCGTAAATGAAGAAATGGGATTTATTACTGGAAGTAATGGAATTATTTTAAGAACTTCTGATAGTGGAAAGACATGGTTAAGAGTATATTCAGGAACCTATGGGGAAGGTGTTTATGGTATGTGCTTTTTAGATAATAAAAAAGGCTACGCATCGGGCAGGGGTGGCTTAATCTTAAAAACTATCGATGGCGGTATTTCATGGAACGCTCAACCAAATTTGCCATTTTTGGATGAGCAGCATATACTTACTTTTATTCATTTTACAGATAAAGATAATGGTTATATTGTGGGAGGAATCCCTACAGGTTACAATGGAAGTAGTGTTTTATTAAGGACTTTTAATGGAGGAGAGAGCTGGCAACGAGTTCAGCTTCCAATATCGATAGATTATTTGACGGCAATAAAATTTGCTGATAAAAATGTTGGATATATTATAGGAGGACAGGTTATAAATAATACATCTGTAATTTTAAAGACAATTGACGGAGGAAGTAACTGGACTAAGGAAAATGTTAATTCTTCTCGACAATATGGTTTGGATATAATTGGAAATAATGTCTTTTCTGTAGGTATGGATGGGACAATTTTAAAATGGTAA
- a CDS encoding NUDIX hydrolase: protein MTTIKKWTKLTSKYISKSPWATLRVDACELPNGKIASDYYVLEYPNWANAVAITENNEVLLIKQYRHAADIISLEIPGGVIDRDEDPKDAIRRELLEETGYLFEDIELISTIYPNPATSNNITYGFLAKGGKKIQDQALDEHEDIEVSLHSIEEVKQLLLENKFPQALHVTALMYALVKIGALK from the coding sequence ATGACAACAATAAAAAAGTGGACAAAACTAACTTCTAAATATATCAGTAAATCGCCCTGGGCAACATTGAGAGTCGATGCCTGTGAATTACCAAATGGAAAAATAGCTAGCGATTATTACGTACTCGAGTATCCAAACTGGGCTAATGCAGTTGCCATTACCGAAAATAATGAGGTTCTTTTAATTAAACAATATCGCCATGCTGCAGATATTATCTCTCTCGAAATTCCCGGCGGGGTTATCGACCGGGATGAAGATCCAAAAGATGCAATAAGAAGAGAGCTTTTAGAAGAAACCGGATATTTGTTTGAAGATATTGAACTGATATCTACTATTTACCCTAATCCTGCTACTTCTAATAATATCACCTATGGATTTTTGGCAAAAGGTGGCAAGAAAATCCAAGACCAGGCTTTAGATGAGCATGAGGATATTGAAGTTAGTTTGCATTCTATAGAGGAAGTAAAACAATTGCTTTTGGAGAATAAGTTTCCACAAGCCTTACACGTTACAGCATTAATGTATGCGTTGGTAAAAATCGGAGCTTTAAAATAA
- a CDS encoding TPM domain-containing protein, with protein MAKLSEKEQEKVKEAIEWAEKSTSGEIRVCLEKHCKTDPYERAIQCFYDLGMEQTKLKNGVLVYIATDDHKFAILGDEGINKLVPDNFWHSTKELMTQHFKENNLAEGISLGIIEAGKQLKKFFPYQENDTNELPDDIVFLS; from the coding sequence ATGGCAAAGTTAAGCGAGAAAGAACAAGAAAAAGTAAAAGAGGCCATTGAATGGGCAGAAAAATCTACCTCTGGTGAAATCAGGGTCTGTCTTGAAAAACATTGCAAGACTGATCCTTACGAAAGAGCAATTCAATGCTTTTACGATTTAGGCATGGAGCAAACCAAACTAAAAAACGGCGTTCTTGTATATATCGCTACAGACGATCACAAGTTTGCTATTTTAGGTGATGAAGGAATCAACAAATTAGTACCTGACAACTTTTGGCATAGCACAAAAGAACTCATGACTCAACACTTTAAAGAAAATAATCTGGCTGAAGGAATTAGCCTTGGCATTATCGAAGCGGGAAAACAATTGAAAAAGTTTTTTCCATATCAAGAAAACGACACTAACGAATTACCGGATGACATTGTTTTTCTTAGCTAA
- a CDS encoding CoA-binding protein, which yields MKKKTLVLGASTNPARYSYLAANRLVNHGHPIINVGLKKGELAGTSIERPEEIHTDIDTITLYVGPAHQKDLYDYILKTKPKRIIFNPGTENRELEEKAQDLGIETERACTLVLLSTGEY from the coding sequence ATGAAAAAGAAAACATTGGTTTTAGGAGCTAGTACAAACCCTGCAAGATATTCTTATCTGGCAGCAAACAGATTGGTTAACCACGGACATCCAATTATAAATGTAGGTTTAAAAAAGGGAGAGCTTGCTGGAACGTCAATAGAAAGACCGGAAGAAATTCATACTGATATAGATACAATAACGCTTTATGTGGGCCCTGCCCATCAAAAAGATTTGTATGATTATATCTTAAAAACCAAACCTAAAAGAATAATATTTAATCCGGGTACAGAAAATAGAGAATTGGAGGAAAAAGCCCAGGATTTGGGAATAGAGACAGAAAGAGCTTGTACGCTGGTGTTACTATCTACAGGCGAATATTAA
- the dnaA gene encoding chromosomal replication initiator protein DnaA, with protein sequence MEKTCASVWNSCLQIIKDNIPAQSFKTWFEPISPLKLEGSVLTIQVPSLFFYEWLEEHYVGLLRKTIKNQLGDAGRLEYNIVVEKSSAQKPYTTNMPSSGNGAEGKNQSMPMPVALNKDIKNPFVIPGLKKLQVDPQLNPNYTFENFIEGDCNRLARSAGYAVAAKPGGTSFNPLMIYGGVGLGKTHLAQAIGNEIKANMPDKLVICVSCEKFCQQFVDSLKNNTINDFVNFYQAMDVIIMDDVHNFAGKDKTQDIFFHIFNHLHQSGKQLILTSDKAPKDLAGLEERLLSRFKWGLSADLTVPDIETRMAILKKKMYQDGIELPEDVIEYVAHNIDNNVRELEGAMVSLLAQSTLNKKEVDLALAKQMLKNFIKNSSKEISMEYIQKLVCEYFEVPVDMVKSKTRKREIVQARQISMYLAKSHTKTSLKSIGAFFGGRDHSTVIYACQTVEDLIDTDKKFKTYVHDIQKKLKMN encoded by the coding sequence ATGGAAAAAACTTGTGCCAGCGTTTGGAATAGCTGTCTTCAAATCATTAAGGATAATATACCGGCCCAAAGTTTCAAAACTTGGTTCGAACCTATATCACCACTTAAACTTGAGGGGAGTGTTTTAACTATACAGGTACCGAGTTTGTTTTTCTACGAGTGGCTGGAGGAGCACTACGTAGGTCTACTTAGAAAAACAATCAAAAATCAATTGGGAGATGCAGGGAGATTAGAGTATAATATTGTTGTAGAGAAATCATCTGCACAAAAACCCTATACTACTAATATGCCCTCAAGTGGTAACGGAGCAGAGGGCAAGAATCAATCTATGCCAATGCCTGTAGCATTGAATAAGGATATTAAAAATCCTTTTGTAATTCCTGGACTTAAAAAGTTACAGGTGGATCCTCAGCTAAATCCAAACTATACTTTCGAGAATTTTATCGAGGGGGATTGTAATCGTTTGGCAAGATCGGCGGGATATGCAGTTGCAGCAAAACCGGGAGGTACCTCTTTTAACCCTTTGATGATTTACGGTGGTGTAGGATTAGGGAAAACTCACTTAGCGCAGGCTATTGGGAATGAAATTAAGGCTAATATGCCGGATAAATTGGTGATCTGTGTTTCTTGTGAGAAATTCTGCCAGCAGTTTGTCGACTCTTTGAAAAATAATACAATTAACGATTTCGTTAACTTCTACCAGGCAATGGACGTAATCATAATGGATGACGTTCATAACTTTGCGGGTAAAGATAAGACACAGGATATTTTCTTCCACATTTTTAATCATTTACACCAGTCAGGGAAACAATTGATTTTAACTTCTGATAAAGCTCCTAAAGATTTAGCTGGTTTAGAAGAAAGATTATTATCAAGATTTAAATGGGGATTATCTGCCGATTTAACTGTGCCTGATATTGAAACTCGTATGGCGATCCTGAAGAAAAAAATGTATCAGGATGGTATCGAACTTCCGGAAGATGTTATTGAATATGTAGCCCATAATATAGATAATAACGTTCGCGAACTGGAAGGAGCTATGGTTTCTCTGTTGGCACAATCTACCTTGAACAAGAAAGAGGTCGATTTGGCTTTGGCAAAGCAGATGCTGAAGAATTTTATCAAAAACTCAAGCAAAGAGATTTCGATGGAATATATCCAAAAATTGGTTTGCGAATATTTTGAGGTTCCGGTTGATATGGTGAAGTCAAAAACCAGAAAGAGAGAAATTGTACAGGCTCGTCAGATCTCCATGTATCTGGCGAAAAGTCACACCAAGACTTCGCTAAAGTCTATAGGTGCATTCTTTGGTGGAAGAGATCATTCCACAGTAATTTACGCCTGCCAAACGGTTGAAGATTTAATTGATACAGATAAGAAATTTAAAACTTACGTTCACGATATTCAGAAGAAACTGAAGATGAACTAG